The DNA window ATTCATCGTCAGAACAGGATCCCCGGGGTTCTTTCTCAGCCAGGCGACAAACGGTTCGGTTCACGTTGTCATGGGATCGGGAGCGACCTCGTACACCTTGGTGTGGTTCGTCAAAGACCTTGAGGACATCGAGCCGCAAAGTGTGAAGTGCGTAACGGACGTCGCGGGTTCGGTAACGCTGACGGAACTGCAGCCTGGACTGGTCTACATCGTCTGTCTGCTGGACACGAACAACGGCGACCTTACCTCGCCCTTCAACTGCCAGTCGATCCAGATGCCGAAAAAGGAGTCCGGGAGGTTGTGGCTGACGGACGAAGCCAAGACGCCGATTATCGGTGGACTAACGGTAGTCCTCGTAGTCGTCTGCGTTTCAGGAGCCATGGGTTCCTACTGCATTGTACGTCGTAACCCGCGGCTCCTGAAGGGCAGCAAGCGCATCATCATGGTGAACCACAGAGCGGCGGACGCCATCGTTCTTCCCGCGGACTGCCGTTTGGATTCCTTGAGCAATACCGGATCTTTCGCTCGGGAACCCGGGCCGACGGTATCAAGTTCGCGCAGCAGCACCACCAGCTACGTATCCGGGATTCAACCCACCAGAATGCAGCTTGTGTCCTGGAGGATAGGAAGGATCAGGGAGATTCTGGCGTGCGATAATCCGAACAAGTTCAACGCCGAAATCCCGCCGCCCCTTCCGCCTCCTCGCAACAAGTCGGTAGTACCTTCGCTTTCTCGCAGCCTTGAAGAGGCTGGAACCGGTTTTCAAGAGCGCGGAAGACCGATATCGGTGTCCGATTTTCGGACGAACGAAGAAGAAGGACTGTGACTTGGTATCGAGTGATCGCGAGACGTTGTGTCGGTGAAGGATGAATGGTGTCAGGGTGCATCGATTGAGCGGAACGAATCTATCTATCAGTTATCACGATCCTTTGACAAGCTGCGAGTGTTATATCGACGTCCTTACCTATCAGGGATGGATCGATGATCAGTTTACCCGGTTCATCTTGCGCCAGGGCATTCACGCTTCGCAAGCTTGCACGCTGTGTGATTCGGCTATTGGACTTGATTAATGGACCGCCATGTGTCACAGACTAAGTGCTAGACGCGCCCCGCTATTGTTAGGAGCGTAAATAAGATGCACGGGCAATGCCAACAATAAGACCTCGGTTTAATCgatgggtgaaaaatttaccctGTAATAATTCTGGGGtaagaaaaaagagaggaaaattCATGGCGATGGAAATTCGAAACTGTCTTTCGGGCGTTCACGACGGCTCAAATCAACACTCGATTGCTAAACGTAGGTGTGTAAAACTAATTCTCAAAAGGTATACCAGCGGTCTATTAATAACGTCTAGCCGGTCACGCGACCGGGCAACGACTTCGTTATCTGATTGGCTAAAAGGGGGTTGCGTTATATCCGTTCAAGATTGAAACCGCTGCTAGGTTAGCGAAGCTCTATTCCACGTACCAAAGACCTCGGCAACGGGCTGCAATTCCTTGGAAAGGATATCGTGCCGTTTGGCCAATCGAACGCGAGCCGGAGATTACAATGCCGACGAATTTTCAAGCCCGAGAATTTTGCAAACGGCTGCAACAAATGCAGCGGCGACATCGTCCGGTAGAAAAATGTTCGACGGTAGTTTATAGCGCTTTTGAAATATAGCGTTGTACCTGCGTAAAAACGGTCGATTAATATACGATCGCGAGTAAATACCGCACCCAccgtttataataataacttgCAAAGTAAACGACGCGACAATTAATTTGTCGTTATGATTCCTGGGCTTGGAAATTTGTTCGATATAACGATCTGGGGAAAATGGcgcgaaataaaaattaacttgTAGGATAATCCGGCACAGAATGATCGATCGTGTTTACCTAACGCTCAGATAAGCAGCTTGACAGTTTTCGGCCGATGAGTAAACCGTTTGAATGGATTTTAATCACGGGGGCTAATCGTAAGTCCGTCAAGTCCTGCGTACAGTCAGATAAGAAAGTTCCAGGCTCGGCGTGTTGGGAAAAAGTTATCCTTCAATTTTGCGACTAAAACCAGGATTTACAGTAAATTCGGTAACGCAACTTACGACGAATGAaaggaagaaacaaaaatctgTGAGTACGTTTTCAGctgattttttcgtttcaaatattttggaTAGTTGAACAAGGACGATAATTTCTATCAGCCCATTTCGCATATAACGTGAGAAACAAGTTGAAAGTCTATTGCGCCAAGgtatattaataacaaaataaacaaTGTAAAAACGCCACGTAGTTAGATGCAGTTATCATTTGTAAGGTATAACTAACGACCGATGATCGACGCCTATAAACGCTTACGAATTATAACCaataaacaattatctatcgTTGCCAATTAGCTGACGTACTATGATTGGCGATGATGTATTGCTGCAGCGTACCGGAATGCAGCGGGCAACGTCATTGCGTCGATATTCGTTCTAGCTAATTAGTAGTGCGAGGTCGAACTTTCCGTCGGGTTTGAAAACAATTAGAAAAAAGTACGCAGCTTTTTAAACCGTCCGACAATGTACTTCGCCATTTACATGACAATTGACTTCGTCAGTCGGCGAGACGTTGAGCAGCTGGAAACTCACCGATAGCTGATACCGATTAACGATCTTTTATCCACCGTATCAGGATTCGTTAGGCACAACTTTGCCGTCGACGCCATGGTAATTAAGCACTCGTTCCAAACAGTGGATCATTAATGTTCGGCAAACATTCTCGTTTacctaaaaattaaaaaaaaataaaacaaaataaaaaaacaaaaaacagcTTATAAATCTGATTCGCCTTCAACTTTTGTCACTATTCAATGATCGTAAAAAGCGATATCGAACAAAgctaatttaataatataacctTCCAATTTTTCAGGACGATCTCGAGTTGTCCAAGGAACAAATGGACCGTGAGTAAATAACTTGTTGACAATTTCACCGAGCGTTTGAAAATCGTTGCGATTTTAAATTTGTCGAAGCATTAAAAAAGCACCAACGTTTTCTCTACAGAGTTGCAGCTGGCTTTCAACGCCTTCGATCCCGAGAAGAAAGGCTGCATAAGTACCGACATGATCGGCACGATTTTGGCAATGCTGGGTCACGAGCTTGACGACAGAACGCTTCGCGATCTTGTCAGCGAACTCGACATAGACGGTGAGGATCGAATCGGCGAATGATTGAGCGCAAGAAACTTTGcgcttattttatttatttattttgtttctatttttttttttttttttgttttttgtttttcacaacCGACGCATTTTTCAGGAACCGGGGAAATACAGTTCGAGGAATTCTGCATGCTGGCTTCGCGTTTCATCGTCGAGGAAGACACGGAGGCGATCGCTAAGGAGCTTAGAGAAGCTTTCCTGCTTTACGACAGAGAAGGGAACGGCTACATAACGACCGACGTCTTCCGGGACATTCTTAGCGAACTCGACGATAATCTGCCGGAAGAAGAACTCGACATGATGATCGACGAGATTGACGCCGACGGATCGGGGACCGTCGACTTTGAAGGTTGGTGTTTTTACTTGTGCTGTGAAAGCAAGCTTTTTACCGTGTATCGTTGTAATCCACCCACCTCCCACTCCGCCTTTTTATCATTGCAGAATTCATGGCAGCCATGACCGGAGGATAAGGCAGTTTTTcacgaaggagaaaaaaacaataaataaataaaattcatcataAAACATACGTCAACTAACGCGAAGGAAAGTGAATAATGAAAACGACTTTTTTTATCCCGCTTGCATGATAtactattatattatacacacgttACTTTATTCCCGTTGCTGTGCTGCGTAAATTTTCTGCACGCAATACGACTTGaggtgtaaaaattattctgtatAATACCGTTAAATTGCGTCTGTACCATGAAGATTAAACGACGTTACTATATTTATATGATTTTATATTGTGATAGTGATGCAAGCGTTATGTTATACATTATACCTCTGTACAACGTTATTGCAATACTATGTATAAACGTGTTAAAactcgataaaataaaatgaacttCGACTGTAATTAATAGTATACAATTCTGATTAATCGATCCCAAGATGACGAAAATCCCTCTCAAAATCGTTGAATATATATTCCCAAATTTTCTATTCTGTTCTCGAATACATTTATGCGTATATTGGGAATAATTCGATAACTCAATCAGCTGGGAAATGAGctgtttatacatatatatatcacatatatatatttatatgtgaACTCGGTGGCGAGAACGATTTTAGAACACATCAGTCTTGCGCCGTGGCTGCATTAGAAGCGGGTACAAATGAATAGAATTGAAATGGCGAAtcaaaaatagatttttcccCTCTTGAAACCGCGTATATAGACACATAAACAAGGCTGATACCGCACGTAGTAGTAACACGTGTTCAACACGGCACGATACATTCATCCGTTTAATTTCCGCGACACTAATTTGGCAAGCAGAATATGCGCAACGTTTATGTTGTGAGCAAAAGGGTGGTTTTTTTCCGTTCGATAATTCTATGTTAAAAAATCGCGGTCATTACTGggaaataatatgtaaatcGCAATCGCGAAGTGAATTATCATCAACGGATTATTCGATATCGAAGtgcgaataattatttcttcttcgcGACTTTTTCACCCTTTCACATCGCAATTCTCATCCCCAAACTCCGGATAATCGATAAATCCTACATTTTGTTTCCTCATCAACAGCGTACTTTTCGCACATACGTATCTATAGCCGCAGACGGCTACGGATCGATTAATTAAAATACCCGCGGACAAACCTCGGAGCGAAGACAATCGAGCCTAATTGCCAATTAAATTTCGTACCCACGTTCGCGAggcgaatgaaattttgtaaaaaaaaaatatataaatccAGTCCGTAGTCTCTTCATTCCCGTTCTAGTTTTTCGACGCCGATAACAAAGTAGGCAAAACGAGGATGGAAGACGTTTTTTACCCGAAATTTATGCTCGTTCGTCACGAGGGCGAGAACAGCGAGGAAAATATGCTTGCTGGTGGCGAGTCGGTGCTGCTGATTGAAATGATTATTCTTGGTCTTTTGGGACCACGTGACGATGATCCAACGGCCATCGATACCGAAGAGATTCGTCCCTGAGTTATGCGGAGATGCGGAGATCGATAAGACAGATTGGGATCGCGTTGCACAAACGCGCATCATCGGAGATAGCCGTTGTTCCGTTCACCGAGGAATTATTCGTTGCGAAATGAATTTGTACAGTCCGATGAAGCGGAGTTCGTAAGCCgctagaaaaaaataattagccGCACCCTCGACCTAGACATGGATTCGTTTATATATTTGATCCGGAACGATCTCGCTGTGACAGTACCTTTCAGAGATACTGTCTGGCACTCGTCAACACTTCGCCACAAATCAATCGGGCATTATTTATCGCCTCGACGTCGCCGTATCGACCTCACGATGGTAAATATTCGCTGATTGCAAACTCGGTACGAAATTAACGAAACTTTGGTTCGTCattttcttggttttttttttttctgttttttattcaattaagAGCAATGAAAACAAGGTACCTCGTTAAAGTAACtacaaaattgtaacgatttgagtatcgttgaaaaaacggTACGAATATTTTTGGAATCGCGAGAAAATCTGATAGTCGTCAATGGCTGATGCAATATCGAAATACGTTCGTTTAGATAACTTGATTTTTCAGGTAAACAAAGCTTTACGACGATTAAATGTTTACGAGAGAATGTAGCACGAGTTACCgtgataaaaaacaatatcaaCGCATAGGTACTAAATTTTCTGATCACTGCTACAAAActcaattcgattttttatcccaaaatatgtatttttctttttgtgaTTAAAGTCGAGAATAGCTAACGAATGCACGGTAACTGAGCCAGAATTTTTGtcactgaatttttataacgtAACACTGtgaatttatcaaaaatcgtATCAACAATATTACGTAATTTCTTGTCCAAAGCTGAAcgtaattctttttctttcgtctttTAGGATACTCTCGACAAAGCGCAGGTAGCCCGTAAGTAAACAATTGAGATGACGaaagttttgatttttgagcatcgataccgattttttttttttttttttattttcatttgacaattttctcattcattcGTCATTTTCGaagtggaaaattttattagttaaaatatttttgacagaattaatttgaaattctactGAAAATGTTCATTTGTCAAATCGTGATATGTTTTAGAGGAATTCAGCGTGTAATTTGTTACACGTCTTATCTTGTAcattaaatcaaatttataagaaatcacgtaacaaataaaagaaagcccgaataatcaaaatacgtataattcaCGATACAATTGATTATATGATTTTTGATCCAGTGTATACCTGATGATTCGTGCTTTcctaatttattatacaatttatcGAATCTACAAAATGAATCACGTAACAAATCatacgatgaattttttcaaaacattatattattcGTCGTAACTGATCCACTAAGATTTCTAAACTTGAGGTTATTTTTCACTCCAGAGTTACAGGCTGCCTTCGATGCTTTTGATCACGCTAAGAAAGGATGCATAAGCACAGACATGGTCAGCACGATATTGGTGATGCTTGGTCACGAGCTGGAGGAAGGAACGCTGGCGGATATCATCGAGGAAGTCGACGAGGACGGTGAGta is part of the Neodiprion virginianus isolate iyNeoVirg1 chromosome 5, iyNeoVirg1.1, whole genome shotgun sequence genome and encodes:
- the LOC124304333 gene encoding troponin C, isoallergen Bla g 6.0101-like; the encoded protein is MDSFIYLIRNDLAVTVPFRDTVWHSSTLRHKSIGHYLSPRRRRIDLTMDTLDKAQVAQLQAAFDAFDHAKKGCISTDMVSTILVMLGHELEEGTLADIIEEVDEDASGELDFVEFCTLAARFIEVEEDTEAIEQELREAFRLYDREGNGYITTDVFRDILHELDDNISEYELDMMIDEIDADGSGTLDFEEFMAVMTG
- the LOC124304331 gene encoding troponin C, isoallergen Bla g 6.0101-like isoform X3 produces the protein MDQLQLAFNAFDPEKKGCISTDMIGTILAMLGHELDDRTLRDLVSELDIDGTGEIQFEEFCMLASRFIVEEDTEAIAKELREAFLLYDREGNGYITTDVFRDILSELDDNLPEEELDMMIDEIDADGSGTVDFEEFMAAMTGG
- the LOC124304331 gene encoding troponin C, isoallergen Bla g 6.0101-like isoform X2, which encodes MDDLELSKEQMDQLQLAFNAFDPEKKGCISTDMIGTILAMLGHELDDRTLRDLVSELDIDGTGEIQFEEFCMLASRFIVEEDTEAIAKELREAFLLYDREGNGYITTDVFRDILSELDDNLPEEELDMMIDEIDADGSGTVDFEEFMAAMTGG